The following coding sequences lie in one Spea bombifrons isolate aSpeBom1 chromosome 5, aSpeBom1.2.pri, whole genome shotgun sequence genomic window:
- the POP1 gene encoding ribonucleases P/MRP protein subunit POP1, with product MSTAKEKKYAKRMRNQPSSVSLSDFGSGQGGRPPSNGGRGSFHPHRDSRPGTSGGQQQRFQGQSPGTCFQATEGKGRGGPPDAHLVPKYITATMFAQARAAEINAMAKAVSQKTSNCLVFQSLPRHMRRRAMGYDIKRLPRRLREIAKKEMDKSVHQKKEQSKSKCRKARRRHGNLQMAFNRRQRKNIWLETHIWHTKRFHMLKKWGYCLPDRPTMKSYRTCYRAMTSNCLLQDLSYLCCLELIGEEEELLKSLSRLCSTDTGPSFAAAQCLSGRRQGSLVLYKADKYPEEALAPVTFIWKPNCAPVQPSSKRQLWIWTHPAFKKDILKELQNVFCCEEMADNAVCKPEPAQVLQREEKQAVVESPGKKRKRQDKDGEKAVPVKKIVGDGTRDSIDPYQWTSKQASVTIRDLTMEIVRYRLVGPLSHCVLTEALRAAPLHKAAENPGPHSWWASYCTDPDNVHLHSRQESLFQMLQGLEDPAQVPPGTILGLTLGDPRLNLPKKKTKAVPNLEKYEDRDQTKLLRSSGVPVECADSLIWSSEIRSKTTENKISEQEFNRLRGELLVPGSQLDLGDGESKIPVLLIQQPGKVTGTERPGWGSGWDICLPKGWGMAFWIPFIYRGVRVGGLQQSLQHSQFMAAPYVPGDFVDCPAGHQSAKDTEISLLEKYKRRPPAKRTNFIKHGILAPFRCPWDQLTREWEIRTMISTEPPAFEGQEVETKGTDIESSEMIHVAPTEDVKLEICSPPATNNESKDTADKEDREITYSVLRNKRTLRQLSVCCLPCRGRPRAHQPSKSTPQDLPDVINLVPRDVPRLLVWVRLSMLSKGSPELHAVICIPSSQDFLDLNNKSFPGPQEPKHSDTFKKKVLKCQKDKKKEKSKKKNDPSTTKDDLAENISGEQLSQRDELTFGLWPQPLPELSIHCNRHLIGFVTQGNFSMAAGCGEALGFVCVSGLTHMLSSQPADKKGFVLIRNPSSLQYRFAKLFIDV from the exons ATAGCCGCCCTGGAACCTCTGGAGGGCAGCAGCAAAGGTTTCAAGGTCAATCTCCTGGTACCTGTTTTCAGGCTACTGAAGGCAAAGGACGAGGAGGGCCCCCTGATGCACATCTAGTTCCTAAATATATAACAG CAACAATGTTTGCCCAGGCCCGTGCTGCAGAAATCAATGCGATGGCTAAAGCTGTGTCCCAGAAAACTTCCAACTGCTTAGTATTTCAGTCTTTACCCAGACACATGCGCAGAAGGGCCATGGGTTACGACATAAAACGATTACCAAGACGACTGCGAGAGATTGCTAAAAAGGAG ATGGACAAATCTGTGCACCAGAAAAAGGAACAGTCAAAGAGCAAGTGCCGCAAAGCAAGAAGACGGCATGGAAACCTGCAGATGGCGTTTAACCGAAGGCAGAGGAAGAACATTTGGCTGGAAACCCACATATGGCACACAAAGCGGTTTCACATGCTTAAGAAATGGGGGTACTGCCTGCCAGACAGACCGACCATGAAGAGTTACCGGACTTGTTACAGAGCAATGACAAGTAATTGCCTTTTACAG GATTTATCTTATCTCTGCTGTCTCGAGTTGATTGGTGAGGAAGAGGAGCTCTTGAAGTCGTTGTCCAGACTCTGCAGCACAGACACAG GTCCCTCCTTTGCTGCAGCCCAGTGTCTGTCTGGAAGACGCCAAGGTTCCCTGGTCCTTTACAAAGCGGATAAATACCCCGAGGAGGCACTGGCCCCGGTTACTTTTATCTGGAAGCCAAACTGTGCTCCTGTGCAACCGTCTAGCAAAAGGCAGTTGTGGATTTGGACCCATCCTGCCTTCAAAAAG gATATATTGAAAGAACTCCAAAACGTTTTCTGCTGTGAGGAAATGGCAGACAATGCTGTTTGCAAACcagagccggcccaggttcttCAACGGGAAGAAAAGCAAGCGGTTGTTGAAAGCcctggcaaaaaaagaaaaaggcaagACAAAGACGGGGAAAAGGCTGTACCTGTGAAAAAGATTGTCGGTGATGGAACAAGGGATTCTATCGATCCTTATCAATGGACATCAAAACAAGCCTCGGTTACCATTCG TGATTTGACTATGGAAATTGTTCGTTATCGACTGGTCGGGCCTCTTTCACACTGTGTGCTCACTGAAGCTCTGCGGGCTGCTCCACTTCATAAA GCAGCAGAGAATCCCGGACCGCACAGCTGGTGGGCGAGTTACTGCACGGATCCAGATAATGTCCATCTTCACAGCCGCCAGGAATCCCTCTTCCAGATGCTGCAAG gACTGGAAGATCCAGCACAAGTTCCACCCGGAACCATTCTTGGCCTTACATTGGGAGATCCAAGGCTAAACTTACCGAAAAAGAAGACAAAGGCTGTGCCAAATCTAGAAAAATATGAAG ACAGGGATCAAACCAAACTGTTGCGGTCCAGCGGGGTTCCTGTAGAATGTGCAGATAGCCTTATCTGGTCATCTGAAATCCGTTCAAAGACAACAGAGAACAAAATCTCAGAACAG GAATTTAATCGTTTACGCGGTGAGCTGCTTGTACCTGGCTCACAACTTGATCTGGGAGACGGTGAATCAAAGATCCCAGTCCTTTTGATTCAGCAGCCTGGCAAAGTCACTGGCACTGAACGACCAGGCTGGGGCAGCGGCTGGGACATCTGCCTACCTAAAGGATGGGGCATGGCCTTCTGGATCCCTTTT ATATACAGAGGGGTCCGTGTTGGAGGTTTACAGCAAAGTTTGCAGCATTCTCAGTTTATGGCCGCTCCGTATGTTCCGGGAGACTTTGTTGACTGCCCGGCTGGACATCAGTCTGCGAAAGATACAGAGATTTCTCTActagaaaaatacaaaag ACGACCACCAGCTAAGAGAACAAACTTTATCAAGCATGGTATTCTTGCGCCTTTCCGATGTCCCTGGGATCAGCTAACAAGAGAGTGGGAGATTCGGACCATGATTAGCACGGAACCTCCTGCATTTGAGGGTCAGGAAGTGGAAACGAAGGGAACGGATATCGAAAGCTCAGAAATGATTCATGTTGCACCCACAGAAGATGTAAAACTTGAAATCTGTTCCCCTCCCGCTACCAACAACGAGTCAAAAGACACAGCAGACAAGGAAGACCGTGAGATTACCTACTCCGTATTAAG GAACAAGAGGACTCTAAGGCAGCTCTCTGTCTGTTGTCTTCCCTGTCGTGGGCGTCCAAGAGCTCACCAGCCTTCAAAATCCACACCCCAAGATCTACCTGATGTAATAAACCTAGTTCCCAGGGATGTTCCAAGATTGCTAGTGTGGGTCAGATTGTCCATGTTGAGCAAAGGTAGTCCAGAACTCCATGCGGTCATCTGCATTCCATCTAGCCAGGATTTTCTGGATCTAAACAACAAATCTTTCCCGGGCCCCCAAGAGCCTAAACACAGTGAtacttttaagaaaaaagtgCTGAAATGTCAaaaggataaaaagaaagagaagagcAAGAAGAAAAATGACCCTTCAACAACCAAAGATGACCTTGCAGAAAACATATCGGGCGAGCAACTCTCACAAAGAGATGAACTGACATTTGGTTTGTGGCCCCAGCCTTTGCCCGAGCTTAGCATACACTGTAACAGACATCTTATTGGGTTCGTAACACAAGGGAACTTTTCTATGGCTGCTGGCTGTGGTGAAGCATTaggatttgtgtgtgtttcagGCCTTACACATATGTTATCGAGCCAACCTGCAGACAAGAAGGGATTTGTATTGATTAGAAATCCATCCTCCCTTCAATATCGGTTTGCCAAATTATTTATCGATGTGTAA